The segment CGATGGCCTCGTCGTCTGGGGCGAAAGTCATGTCAATGAGAGTATGATCACCGGAGAAGCGAAACCGGTAGCGAAAAGGACAGGCGACAAGGTGATAGGAGGAACTATGAATGAGAATGGAGTGTTGCATATAAAGGCAACACATGTTGGATCAGAGAGTTCACTAGCGCAAATCGTTCGACTCGTTGAATCGTCTCAGTTGGCGAAAGCTCCTATTCAGAAACTTGCAGACCATATCTCCAAGTATTTTGTGCCTCTGGTTGGTGCTATCATTCCTATTTGTCtagtgttttttgttttgtgcttGATTTTTGTTATCTCTAACAGTGTTTTCTGTGCACTTTTGCAGGtaattttgctttcttttctcacTTGGATTGCCTGGTTTTTAGCTGGAAAGTTGCATTTGTATCCTAAGTCCTGGTTGCCTTCTTCAATGGACAGTTTTGAACTAGCTCTCCAATTTGGGATTTCTGTTATGGTCATAGCTTGCCCTTGTGCCCTTGGCCTCGCCACCCCGACCGCTGTGATGGTCGGGACCGGTGTCGGTGCATCTCAAGGTGTACTAATCAAAGGCGGCCAAGCTTTAGAATTTGCACATAAGGTACATACTTACACACATCGACATCAAGAACACACCCTTTCTTCAAATCTTCCCTATAATTCTTTTGGTCCAATGATGCCTTGCAGGCGAGCTGCATTGTGTTTGATAAGACAGGAACACTAACAATTGGCAAGCCAGTGGTTGTAAATGTAAAACTAATGGACACTATAGTACTTGAAGAACTGCTTGAACTCACTGCTGCTACTGAGGTTTGGTTTTGCAATCGaaaaaagcttcaaaatttcaaaactttcgTAACTCAAATGGTTTTTTCCTTGATGTTTGTTGATCAGGTGAACAGTGAGCATCCGATAGCCAAGGCCATTGTTGAATATGCTAAGCAATTCAAGGAAGAACATAACCCCATTTGGCCAGAAGCTCAAGAGTTCATATCCATTCCTGGACATGGAGTGGAAGCCATtataaggaacaagaaagtTGTGGTTGGAAACAAGAGCTTGATGATGAACAATGGCATAGAAATTCTTGGGGAAACGGAGAGCTTCCTTGTCGACGCCGAAGGTATGGCGAAAACCGCGGTTTTGGTGGCTGTAGATCGAACGGTGTCGGGAGTTATCGTGGTGTCAGATCCATTGAAACCAGGAGCCAAAGAGGTGATCTCCATTCTCAAATCTTTGGAAGTAAAGAGCATAATGGTAACAGGTGACAATTGGGGGACTGCAAATTCCATTGCCAAAGAAGTTGGAATAGAAACGGTCATTGCAGAGGCCAAGCCTCAGCAGAAAGCAGAGGAAGTGAAGAATCTTCAGACGGCGGGGCACACGGTGGCAATGGTGGGAGACGGGATCAATGACTCGCCCGCCCTTGTAGCAGCCGATGTCGGGATGGCGATCGGAGCTGGCACGGACATTGCCATTGAGGCAGCAGACATTGTCCTTATGAAAAATGACTTGCAAGATGTTATAACTGCCATTCATCTTTCAAGGAGAACTTTTGCTAGAATTCGCCTCAATTACATTTGGGCTCTTGGTTATAATCTTCTTGCCATTCCGATCGCTGCAGGCGTCTTGTTCCCTTCAACACGGTTTCGGCTACCACCGTGGATCGCCGGAGCTGCCATGGCTGCTTCTTCTGTTAGTGTGGTATGCAGTTCTTTGATGTTGAAGAAGTACAAGAGACCAAAAAAGCTTGATGAAATTGATATTCAAATGAAAGGAATAATAGTTCAATGATGTGTACATTAGATTATAAAACGAATATTATCaagatatttatgaaataagaGTTTGAAATTCTCATTGAATTACAATTATTTCAAACAGCCACGTGGTAAGACTATACTGTCCCACGTGTCAAACGCGTCTCCTCGAAATTTGAACAGGCTTGTGGGCCCAGCTACCGCTATATATAATCAGGCCCATTTGTTCATCTACTCCCATCCTTCATGTTCGCTGCTTCAATACGCCATCTTCTCAGAAGAAATTTCTCCAGCGTTCGATCTGTATCTTCATCTTTGGTTTTCGATAACCGAATCTTGCCCGATTCGAAGCAAACCCTATTGCATAGTACGCAGTGTTCTTCCCTAACTCGTTTCGTTTCACCGATTAATTCAGGTTCTTCGCGTCTCGGCTTGTTTTCGATTCGGTTGGATCATACTATGGCTACCCCGTCCCAGACTTCAGTCCATGACTTCACCGTTAAGGTTGGATTTCTTGTGCCTTTTTCATGTTTCCAtgagtttgttttgtttgtagaTCGTGTCTGATTTTGAATCatgaaaatttggaatttaGGGGAAATggttttattctttcttgatttttttagaGAGTACTCTTAATCAAACTTTCGaataatttcttcttcttttgagaGAATTGTGCATGTACGGTATCATTTAGTATGCAGCTTGTTATGAGAAAGTGTTCATTTCTGTTTATGATTCTCCATTGGATCTATAATTAAGTTGGGGGACTccgtttcttttttatttgcttcCTGGGCATGTTATTAATTTGTTGGcttgttttaaaactcgtaTGAACTGCTTGTGAATGGTGCCATATTTCACTTCAACGGTATCTGCCTCTGTTTACAGGATGCTAGAGGAAATGATGTTGACCTCAGCATTTACAAAGGAAAGGTCCTCTTGATTGTCAATGTTGCCTCCCAATGGTAATGTACACAGTTATTTCTAATTCCTCTGCCGCAAAAACATTAGAGATcttacaattttgtttttaaagtttttgagCCGATCTTCCCTCTTTGATAATGAAATTTCGTTCAAGTATCTGAGTTGATGATATTGTGTCATGTCGGTTGCCTGCTATTGTTCATAACTTAAGCTATCTGTGTAGTCAAAATGGTAGAATTATGACTTCCGAGTGCATTTATAATCATGAGAATGAACAGTCCGTTATATTTTCGAAGAGAAAAATCTCTCTAACCTTGATTTATAGAATTATGTCCATGTTAGATTCCAATAATTGAactattattttatagtttaGGAAATGCATAATAGTCAGTTTTTGATTCACTGCAGTGGCTTGACTAATTCGAATTACACTGAACTGAGTCAactatatgaaaaatataagggCCAAGGTTTGTTCTAAACATCCTtctattcttcttctcttcagCTTCGATTCATCCATCAagttcatatttattatttacactGGTTTCCTATTTACAGGACTTGAGATTCTTGCATTTCCCTGCAACCAATTTGGAAGCCAGGAGCCAGGAACCAACGAAGAGATTGTGCAGTTTGCTTGCACTCGTTTCAAGGCTGAGTACCCTATTTTTGACAAGGTTAGATTTATGCTGAAGGCTTGCTTATTTATTATACACTTTTGAGACTATAGAACTGCCAAGCTAAGCATTTCCAAGCTCAATTTCTTGTTCGTATAGGTGGACGTGAATGGAAACGATGCCGCTCCTCTGTACAAGTTCTTGAAGTCGAGCAAAGGCGGGCTCTTCGGAGATGCTGTTAAGTGGAACTTCTCCAAGTTCTTGGTGGACAAAGATGGGCACGTAGTTGATCGTTACGCCCCAACAACTTCCCCCCTCAGCATTGAGGTAAATCCAATAGTTCTTCGTAAATCGAACtttatacacacacacatatatatctGTCAATCGtaaatctaattaaatctaaaCTTGAGTGTAGCTTACCGGGTTAAAAGGGTTAAAAGGGGGAGGTAATAATTGCAATTAGTTATGTCAAAATTTGAACTGGGGTATGGCTGTGTTTTTGCAGAAGGATGTGAAGAAGCTGTTGGGAGTTGCTTAGAAAACATCTGAAGGCTGTGTTTCTTTGTGTTTTGATTAGAAACTTGAATAAAGCTGCTGTGTATTTGCTCTGATTTGTATGTGCTTTCTGAATCTTCCATGTACTTAGGAGACTGTAAGTTGAGAATTATGTAATAAGTTTCTTAAGCTTTAATGTAACTGTTCACACTTTGTCTGGGGACATTGATCCCAACCAAACGTAGCTGTTCTTATGTTGGGTTTTGCTCAAATGTAATTTcttcgaaaaagaaaattgattacattaatatcacCACAGGATTTATCTAAAACTGCTTTATcctgaatattttatttatttatatcgTTGTTTACAggaaacctctctttgaaggctaaaatttaaaaatatcttttgttctaaaatgaatttttattttatttaaaaacatattttattctaaCACATCGTTTGTtctaatttgtattttattacatttaattacATGCTTTCTTGATTATTAGATATTATAATGTTAATCAGctaaataaattgtatttattattacatttaattagATGCTTTCTTGTtctaatttgtatttattacatttaattataggaagatcaaaatttgtttgaaataatttGTGACGagctaaaaaaattgataaagttGCATACATAATTGAGGCTAAATTGgtaatctgattttttttttttatttaatttggagAACTTTGTGagacatttattataaaaggCAAGCTTCATGCTTGCTATTAGTTTATATAAACtgctaaataatatattatggtccgtttttctaattaataacACTAAACtcataattaaaagttcagtgataagaaattcaattttaaaaattaatacttaAGAGATTAATTCACGAATGAGAAGCTAAAGTATCCATTTAgcctattttattttgttttttcttttttaattttaaattaccgttgactagaaaaaaaaataataatcaccGACTAAATTAACGTTTTTTTAATCTTGattctaatttaaattccaGCTTATAATCAGTTCACTCTTCCATAATCGTTAATTCTTTGCTTTCGATTGAAGCTCTGCTCTGTTGCTCGCtgaacttcatctttgatcTTACCATGGCGACCCAATCATCAAACCACCCAGAATCCATTTACGACTTCACTGTGAAGGTTTATTCTCGTTCTTTAACTCCACGTTCATGTGTTTTCCGCCGTTTTCCCCTCACTTTCTGTGCTTATTGTTGCAATACTCGGAGTGAAGTTCACTCGTATTTCCATACGAATCGGTGGCTATTCAAATTAACGGTTGTCTAAACTTATCTGTTGCAAAAAGCAATGGTGTTTTGAGTTTCTTTGCGAGCTTATACTTACAAACGACGGGTGGGCATTAGGGACTTGTTTTACCCCAATTCTGATGTTTCATTAGATTAACGAAGAATTGAGGGATCGAGGCAAAATTTGGCAAAACGGAGGTCTCAATTTGTGGATCTTCGTTCTGTATGAATGAAAGGGGTCTTGTTACACTGAATGCATCTTTTTGAATCGGATGTTATATTGTTTGTGTTCTATTCATAGGAAACACTTTACTGCTTTTGATATTGGCATGAATTTCAGAAACATTTTTGTGGTCTTGTTTGCAGGATGCACAGGGAAATGATGTCAACCTTAGCATATACAAGGGTAAAGTTCTACTCATTGTCAATGTTGCTTCGAAATGGTACTCTCTATCTCTTTTACTCTCGATATCTGCATCTGTTTGAGCTTTAGTTTGAAACAATTATTTTGGTCTTACATTGGGTATTACAAAGAGAAATAGTTTAACATCAATGTGGGTTGGGTCCTATTATTTACCACTTCTCCCTGAGAgtgttcttgattttcttttttgtcccTCGCAACAGTGGGATGACAAATTCGAATTATGTGGAGTTGAACCAACTATACGAGAAATACAGGGAACAAGGTTTGCCCTTATCACCCTCTTCTTGAATTATCGCTTACTTAGTATGTTCttgttgcttttgtttttgtttcttctattGAATAATTCTCTCTGTTGAATCCTATTCCCTTTCTTATTACTGTTTAGATGAGAAGAAAACTGGTAAGTGTGGGTATAGAATGTCTATTATAACTCTCTTTCCATCCTAGCCCATTTctagcaaatattttcttctcaaagttttaaaacgtgtttgttagggaaaggtttacacacccttataaagagtgctttgttctcctccccaactgatgtgggatctcacaatccatccccctttggagtccagcgttcttgcttgcactcgttcccttatctaatcgatgtaggatccaTCCATCCCcaggcccaacatccttgttggcacaccgcctcgtgtccacctccctttggggctcagcctcctcgctggcacatcgcttggtgtctggctctgataccatttgtaacagtccaacccaccgctaacagatattgtcatctttgggctttccctttcgggcttccccttaagattttaaaaacgcgtctactagggagaggtttccacacccttataaagagtgtttcgttctcctccccgaccgatgtgggatctcacagctaCCAACAGGTTTCTACATTCTTacaaagaatgattcgttctactctccaaccgatgtgagatctcacagctATCAACATAATACATTACTACCTTGTCTTTAGCATTGGAATAGCTGGCCTTATGTGGAGTATTTCCATTTCTAGCAAGAATGATGGCTTCTAGTACCGTAgcttagttttctttttggttgaGGATATTGCAGGTTTGGAAATACTGGCATTTCCATGTAATCAGTTTGGCGACGAGGAACCGGGAAGCAACGATGAGATCAAAGATTTTGTTTGCAGTCGTTTCAAATcagaatttccaatttttgaCAAGGCAAGTAGAATATTACTGGGAAAACTTTATGTTACTATAGAAGTATGAATTCAtcctattttctttgtattaGATTGAAGTAAATGGAAGCAATTCTGCTCCACTCTACAAGTTCTTGAAATTGGGCAAATGGGGGATATTTGGGGACGATATTCAGTGGAATTTTGCCAAGTTTCTGATCAACAAGGATGGCCAAGTAGTTGATCGTTATTACCCCACAACATCACCTCTCAGCATTGAGGTAAACCTGCAACTGACAACTTTCTTTACATCAGAAAGTCTTAGATTTTATCAGACAGGAGAATCGTTATAACTTTTGCCTCTTGATTCTGCTGCAGCATGATGTCAAGAAGCTGTTGGGTATCTCATGAGCTCTGAATCATACCACTTGCACGTCCGTATCATCAGAATGCTGCTCGATGGAGATGATCTGTGATATCTGTAATTGTCCCCGTGGATACTCATAACAGGTCTTGCGCTTGTTACTATATTGatgattttttagttaaaaactTTTAGTAATGGTTGGAATGTCTGCAATTCCTGGATTTATGATATGTATTATTGAAGATCATACATGATTGGCCTGTAGTCTATAGAATTTCAGATAAACATATTGAATGGATCAAAGTACAAATAGTTGAACAAATTCTAATTCCTATTCCATTCCAGTTTTGATTCTAACCAACACCACCATAATTCTTTTCATCTCAAGTAGAAGCCcttgaaaaggaaattgaaatGAGAAACTCTGATATATAACTTAAAATTACATCTTAGAACACTACATAATATCCTATGGCTccctaaaattttcattagatGGAAAATTTCTGCTCAAAGACAAACATGCTTCTTCCTCCTGCTACAGCTGCCCTGAAATATTACCCTCCAAAAACCAGAAACTCTGTCCAATAAAATCAACATTGACTTGAGAAACTCGAAATGAAGCCTCTTGCTACATACCATGTTAGCATCGAATCTGTTAACCGCTGCGAAAGGAAGTCTTTGACACAATGAAAGGTAGTCCTCACAAGGTTTGGTTCATTTACAACAACACATATGTACAAAATGAACATGTGTCTGTTGCAATATTTCATCATCCTCGTGTCAAATCGATTCCAGTATGAGGGTTTCTCACATCGACTGAACGGGAACCAGGCCAAACACCAATTGCAGAAGGATTGTATGTTTGAGCAGATGGGGCACTCGACGGCGAAACCAAATTATCATGATGATCATTTTCGGAACCGTCATTGCTTCTCAGACCAGCGACCTGCTTATTCTTGATCTTTGCACCATAAACAAAGCTACAAGCAACTACCTGCAAGAGAATAAGtttgataattaaataacttGAGGCTTCACCATGATATGGATTTTGCAGATGCAAATTATTATCGAGCCAAAATTATAGCAACATGTAATCTAGTTCACTGGCAAGGCCATGTTGCCTTGATAATTCAATGGGATGTACCTGAACAGGGCCAGCCGCTGTAAGAACGGCAACTCCACCACCAATGACATGACCATCAGGACTAGAGAGGGAAACACTAATACCGCCCGTCCTATTTCGAGGACCACCATCTTCAGCCACCAAGTAAGAACCAGACAAACACAATATCTGGAAATGACCCTGCAAACCCAAACATGTTTCATAACAAGGAAAATAACATTGCTGCATCATCTTAATTATTGTTAGCTAATGACATTGAGAGGAACATCACCGTTAGCCAACAAAATGGCAGTTATTGTTTACATTGAAATAATACATAATCACTCCCACTCTGGCACCAAGAAGTAATCACTCCACATAACGAAACAAAACGACATGGATGACCAACTCAATGAATCCACCACTGTGCCAGAACCTGCTAAAACTAAATTGAGTATGAATTCACCACATTCCCTTATTTTTGTTCACTATTCGACCACAGTCATAGTCCAACGTGATTGTACTTGTTAGAAAATGGCAAATTAATGGAACCACCGAGAGCAAAATTCAGATCCTATGCGTATGGTCAAGCAGAAATTGCAATTACTCTACATTATTCTATGGGAGTTTTTTGGTCCTACTGTAGTTGATGACAGTATTCCTATTGATGAtagaaaagaatttcaaagttgGAAACAAAATGAGACAAAAAGGCAGTCCAAAGTCATCTTTTTGTAAGAAACAACAATTCATTAATAGGGACGACACATCGCAGAAAAGAATTATGCAGACCTACGAAAAAACTGCAAGATTCATATATTGTTGAATAGAGGCATCAAAGTGATGTGATTTATCGTGAAGAGAATAagtaaaatcaaataaaataagtctTAAACCTCATATGTGACGCTCACGCCAGTAGATGCAGGCTGACGTAGTGTAATAGAAGAAACGGTACCATTGCCCGACATGATGCAAACAGCCCTTGGCCTCTGCTGTGCAAACGACAATACTTTATCTACAATATCCTGGAAACAAAGATACTAATTCAAATGCTTAAtctccttccttttttcttggaATGGGGAGTGGGAGAGAATGGAAATTTAACATGCTGTGTTCCCCGCCTGTAAATATTGCAACCTAAAGAAACGAAGGTAATGAAAATAAGGTTTTCCTTTTACATGGCAGAATAACTATTTTCAGCTACTTTCATGGCTGCATATTTCAAGGAACTCAAATTAATATCTAATAAAGAAACACTTGAAGCTACGCCATTACGGATCAGATCTAATTCCACAGGATCATATTTACAAAAGAACTGTTCTGAAAAGGGCTATAACTGAACACATAATGCACTTGAAAATAGTTGTTTTTAGTATTAAAAGGTTATAGCATACTTCTCCAGCTCCAACGTGAATGACATGTGGAGCAAAAGCTAGTCCAGCTGAATTGTTCATCCACTCACCTGAGAGAAAACGAGTAGGAGTGAATAATCATGGCCATAGCCTTCTCTGACATGTTTAAGAGACAATATAAACCTTTTGGCAAACTAAAAATGAACAGTACATGATGACTTGCATTAAACAATGGCCAAGCTGGACAGGTAGAATGCTTAACTAGTTGAACAAGCATGCACATTGAAACTAAATCAGAAAACTCAGTAAAATCTACCAAGGAGAGCTAATTGTTGTTTCCTTCCAGAACCAGGTGGCCGCCCTCTTCGTTGTCTCGGGGTTGAGGAATTCGACCCTGGAGTGAGCTTAGAACCAGCAGACATGGGAGACAGACCCAATGAGACCGGCCCATCCGGAGCATATTTCCTTGGCCTCCCCCTCTTTTTNNNNNNNNNNNNNNNNNNNNNNNNNNNNNNNNNNNNNNNNNNNNNNNNNNNNNNNNNNNNNNNNNNNNNNNNNNNNNNNNNNNNNNNNNNNNNNNNNNNNNNNNNNNNNNNNNNNNNNNNNNNNNNNNNNNNNNNNNNNNNNNNNNNNNNNNNNNNNNNNNNNNNNNNNNNNNNNNNNNNNNNNNNNNNNNNNNNNNNNNNNNNNNNNNNNNNNNNNNNNNNNNNNNNNNNNNNNNNNNNNNNNNNNNNNNNNNNNNNNNNNNNNNNNNNNNNNNNNNNNNNNNNNNNNNNNNNNNNNNNNNNNNNNNNNNNNNNNNNNNNNNNNNNNNNNNNNNNNNNNNNNNNNNNNNNNNNNNNNNNNN is part of the Cucurbita pepo subsp. pepo cultivar mu-cu-16 unplaced genomic scaffold, ASM280686v2 Cp4.1_scaffold000500, whole genome shotgun sequence genome and harbors:
- the LOC111785471 gene encoding probable copper-transporting ATPase HMA5; this translates as MLKLPRRKRSPAATNQENANDVATIVNDETAAGARKAVETKVVLCVSGMTCSACAVSVENSIKHLPGILDAAIDFLNDRAQIRYLPNLIDEDSIVKAIENAGFQATISKDSADHRSREVCRIRVNGMGCNSCSSMVESVLEEMYGVQKTHIALFNGEAEVHYDPKVVNSTQFIIAIQDIGFDALLITIGEHISKIELKIDGMDNGNSSTKVKESLESVVGIEDIDIDMGLTKVTISYKPDITGPRTFIEVIESIKSEHFKATIYPANVGRENRKEKEIKQHYKYFLWSSALSVPVFLTSMVFMYIPGIKQILDIKVVNMMNVGHLIKWNLSTPVQFIIGSRFYIGSYKALRRGSANMDVLITLGTNAAYFYSVYIVLRAATSPAFDGTDFFETSSMLITFILLGKYLEILAKGKTSEAIAKLKHLAPETATLLTLDGHGNVISEVEISSELIQKNDVIKITPGAKVASDGLVVWGESHVNESMITGEAKPVAKRTGDKVIGGTMNENGVLHIKATHVGSESSLAQIVRLVESSQLAKAPIQKLADHISKYFVPLVILLSFLTWIAWFLAGKLHLYPKSWLPSSMDSFELALQFGISVMVIACPCALGLATPTAVMVGTGVGASQGVLIKGGQALEFAHKASCIVFDKTGTLTIGKPVVVNVKLMDTIVLEELLELTAATEVNSEHPIAKAIVEYAKQFKEEHNPIWPEAQEFISIPGHGVEAIIRNKKVVVGNKSLMMNNGIEILGETESFLVDAEGMAKTAVLVAVDRTVSGVIVVSDPLKPGAKEVISILKSLEVKSIMVTGDNWGTANSIAKEVGIETVIAEAKPQQKAEEVKNLQTAGHTVAMVGDGINDSPALVAADVGMAIGAGTDIAIEAADIVLMKNDLQDVITAIHLSRRTFARIRLNYIWALGYNLLAIPIAAGVLFPSTRFRLPPWIAGAAMAASSVSVVCSSLMLKKYKRPKKLDEIDIQMKGIIVQ
- the LOC111785472 gene encoding probable phospholipid hydroperoxide glutathione peroxidase isoform X1, giving the protein MFAASIRHLLRRNFSSVRSVSSSLVFDNRILPDSKQTLLHSTQCSSLTRFVSPINSGSSRLGLFSIRLDHTMATPSQTSVHDFTVKDARGNDVDLSIYKGKVLLIVNVASQCGLTNSNYTELSQLYEKYKGQGLEILAFPCNQFGSQEPGTNEEIVQFACTRFKAEYPIFDKVDVNGNDAAPLYKFLKSSKGGLFGDAVKWNFSKFLVDKDGHVVDRYAPTTSPLSIEKDVKKLLGVA
- the LOC111785472 gene encoding probable phospholipid hydroperoxide glutathione peroxidase isoform X2; its protein translation is MATPSQTSVHDFTVKDARGNDVDLSIYKGKVLLIVNVASQCGLTNSNYTELSQLYEKYKGQGLEILAFPCNQFGSQEPGTNEEIVQFACTRFKAEYPIFDKVDVNGNDAAPLYKFLKSSKGGLFGDAVKWNFSKFLVDKDGHVVDRYAPTTSPLSIEKDVKKLLGVA
- the LOC111785474 gene encoding probable glutathione peroxidase 8; this encodes MATQSSNHPESIYDFTVKDAQGNDVNLSIYKGKVLLIVNVASKCGMTNSNYVELNQLYEKYREQGLEILAFPCNQFGDEEPGSNDEIKDFVCSRFKSEFPIFDKIEVNGSNSAPLYKFLKLGKWGIFGDDIQWNFAKFLINKDGQVVDRYYPTTSPLSIEHDVKKLLGIS
- the LOC111785473 gene encoding AT-hook motif nuclear-localized protein 5-like; the protein is MSAGSKLTPGSNSSTPRQRRGRPPGSGRKQQLALLGEWMNNSAGLAFAPHVIHVGAGEDIVDKVLSFAQQRPRAVCIMSGNGTVSSITLRQPASTGVSVTYEGHFQILCLSGSYLVAEDGGPRNRTGGISVSLSSPDGHVIGGGVAVLTAAGPVQVVACSFVYGAKIKNKQVAGLRSNDGSENDHHDNLVSPSSAPSAQTYNPSAIGVWPGSRSVDVRNPHTGIDLTRG